The genomic window TGCCCCCGTGATCGCTGGTCAACTCGTGATCTATCCCATCAGAGTGGCTGGTGAAGGAAATGATGTTTTGCTGGCACTCGACCGACGCACGGGCGTCGAGCGCTGGCGACAGTCGTTGGCCGGATCGGGCGCCTATGCCGACGACATGACCATGTGGGGAGCCGGAGTCTCGAGCGATGGTGTGATCGTCTCCACGGTTCTTGGTCGTCTGCTGGCCTTCAGGCTGTCGGACGGCAGCCCGCTCTGGCAGACGACGCTGAGCAGTCCGAATACGCCGCGCATTGCAGGTCCACCGCTGATTTTCGATGGGCAGATCGTCCTGTCCGGGGGGCCCGATACCCTCGAGAGCCGCTCTCTGCAGGATGGACGTTTGCTCTGGAAAACATCGTTGGACGCGGTGGTATCAAGACCGCCCACGCGCTGCGGGTCGTATCTGTGTGTTTCCGACCGGTTGCTCTGGATTCTCGATCGCACCGGAAAAATCATCTGGACCGAGGGTGATGGTCCCGGCTTTCAGTTCATGTCGGCCGTTACGGTCGACGGCGAGGGGATCATGTACGTACATCTCGCCCTCCCGGAACTTCGCGCGGTTGTCCGCGCGTTCCGTCCGCCCGTGCGACTCGGTTCTTCACCGTAGGCCTTCCGGGTTCGGGGTTTCCCAGCACTGGGATCGATCGGCGATATTGCACATCCCATCTGCCCTCATCGCCGCGCACCATCCAGTCTCAGGCATGTCCGAACTCTTCTCGCCGCTCACCCTCCGCGCGCTCACGCTGCGCAATCGCGTGGGTGTCTCGCCCATGTGCCAGTATTCCGCCATCGATGGACTGGCCACCGACTGGCACTTCGTGCACCTCGGTGCCTTCGCCACCGGTGGTGCGGGATTGGTGATCACCGAAGCCGCGGCCGTGGTGCCGGAAGGACGCATCTCCCCACAGGACCTGGGCGTCTGGTCGGACGACCACATTCCCATGCTGCGGCGCATCACCGACTTCATTCATGCGCAGGGCAGTGTGGCCGGCATCCAACTCGCGCATGCCGGACGCAAGGCGAGCACACGTCGTCCGTGGGACGGGCATGGTGCCGTGCCCGTGGCGGAGGGCGGATGGGCAAACGTGATGGCGCCCAGTGCGATCGCGTATTCTCCCGACTATCCCGAGGCGCACGCGCTCACGGCCGATGGCATCGCGCAGGTCATCGAGGGCTTCGCCGCAGCGGCGCGTCGTGCGCTGACCGCGGGCTTCAAGGTGGCCGAAGTGCATGCCGCGCACGGCTATCTGTTGCATCAGTTCCTGTCGCCGCTCACCAATCGGCGCACCGACGTCTACGGTGGCAGTTTCGACAACCGTGTCCGTCTCACCTGCGAAGTTTCCGCGGCCATCCGCGCCGTATGGCCCGATGAGTTGCCGGTGATCGTACGCATCTCCGCCACCGACTGGGCCGAGGACGGCTGGACAGTGGACGAATCGGTGCTGCTCGCCCAGCGTCTGCGCACGCTCGGTGTCGATCTCATCGACTGTTCATCGGGTGGACTCGTTGCTCACCAGCAGATCAGTGTGGGTCCCGGGTATCAGGTGCCCTTTGCGCGACGCCTCCGTCAGGAGGCCGGGATCGCGACCGCCGCGGTCGGACTCATCACCGAGGCGCAGCAGGCCGAATCGATCGTGGCCGACGGCGATGCCGACATGGTGCTGCTGGCGCGGGAAGTATTGCGCAATCCGCACTGGCCCCTGCTCGCCGCGCACCAGCTCGGTGTCGAGGGGCCATGGCCGGCTCAGTACCTGCGGGCGAGGCCCCGGTAAGCGGTCACGTGACCGGGCGCGTCCGGATAGCTGGCTATTGGGCGGGCCGCACGTTTGAGGGGCGCCCTGCGGGCGCGATGCCAGCAGGATGAACAGCCGGATAAAAGCAGGATTGGTCCCGTGCGGGCGGCGAGGATGTCGCGGGAATGATTTGAAAAATGGAACAACGGTCGTGCGGTTCCACCACGACCGTTGTTCCCCGTAGTTCAATCCTCAAAAAACCAACTGGCCACCAGGGATATCCTGCAGGTATCCAGCGGTTCATCCTGCAGGTATCGCCGCCGCAGGCGGCCCCTCAATGGTCGGGGCTCGCCCTCCACTCGCGGCCGATCACGATCCGGCGCAGAACCCGCCGGACCAGCCCCGAACTCACCCCGGAATACGCTTGCCCGCCACCGGTGTGGGCTCGACACTGATCTGCATACCCGAGATCTCACGCGACAGCGATCCTTCGAGCTGGTCGCCGTTCGCCCGCATCGTCCAGGTCGTGAGAGCCTCGCGGACCATCTCCTGGCCGTTCATGTTGAGTCGCGCCTCGGATCGCTGAACGAACGCCGCTCCCGAGGCGGTGACACGACCGCCCACGGTGAATGGCTTGGGCGGCGTGGCATTGTCGGATCGTTGCGTGACTTCGAAGGTGCCAAGCAGGGAATCACCGGAGGCGACCACGGTCAGGACACCACTCGCCCGGATGGGCGAAGGAACACCATCCTCGACACGACGACCGAGCTCCCACTCGATCGACCATTTCCCGAGCAGAGGCGATGCGGGCTGAGCGGCGAGCGGGGCGGCCATGCACAACGCAGCGGCCACGGAAATGAGCAGGCGGGACATGAAAGACCTTTCGGAATGAGTGACACGACGGAAACCACAGGTTGCGTCGTGTCAGTCACGGCTGAACGCCAGAAGGTTTCCGGTCCCCACCACCGGAAGCCAACGCCCTACGGCTTCACGCCTCCCAGCGCGCAGACATGCCGCCACTCGGCGGGCGTCACCGGCACCACCGACAGTCGGCTCACCCGGAGCAACGCCATCTGCGACAATGCCGGATCGGCCTTGATCTGCGGCAGCGTGACCGGTGTTTCGAAGGCCACGATTCCCTTCACATCCACCATGAACCAGGTCGGCGTCGCGGGATCGGACTTCCCGTCGTGGTACTCGTGCGACGGATCGAAGGCCGTGTGATCGGGATACCCCTCCTTCACCACCTCGCACACACCCACGATGGCCGACGGCTCGGCGTTCGAGTGATAGAAGAAGCAACGATCGCCGACCTTCATGCCGTCGCGCAGGAAATTGCGCGCCGCCGAATTGCGGATGCTGTCCCAGCAGGTGGTCTGCTTCGGTGACTGCAACAGGTCGTCGAACGAGAAGACGCCGGGCTCCGACTTGATGAGCCAGTACCGACGCTCACCACGCGCACGCGGCGCAAACGCGTCGGCCCACGCACCGGTCTCGTAGGGAGCCGACTGCGGCGCCTTCGCGGCCGATTTTTTGGCCGGCATGGTCAGTTCATGCAGCAATTGCCCGCGCCACACCCCATCGTGGGCATGCCACCGCGCCCCGCGGGCATGGCGCAGGTGTCGCCACCGGCGCCGTTGGTGAAGGTGACCAGTCCCCCCGACAGCACCCGACGCACGGGCTGGCCCGTTTCCGGATGCGCGACGAGCGGTGCGTCCGACATCGACTGACGCACTTCGAAACGCTCGGGCGTTTCCCCCTGCGTCCCGGGGAGTGTTTCGTAGACGTAGATGGGCATACCCGAAAGATACGCGATACATTCGCGACATGCGCCCCCTCCCCCTTTCCCTGCGCGCCGTCGCACCGGCCCTGCTCGCGGCCGCCGCCCAGATCGCGGCTCCCCGGCCGCTCGCCGCCCAGGACATCGATCTGGTGACCACGGCCGATCGCATCTTCGGTGCCTGGAACAACACCCACGGCCCTGGATGCGCCGTCGGTGTCGCCCGCGGCGGCACGACCCTCCTCGAGCGCGGCTATGGCATGGCCGACATCGCCGGGGAGCGCCCCATCACCCCCGCCACGATTCTCGAATCGGGATCGGTGGCCAAGCAGTTCACCGCCACCGCCGTGATGCTGCTGGTGAAAGACGGCAAACTCGGGCTCGACGACGATGCCCGGAAATATCTCCCCGAACTCCCGGTGTACGATCGCCCCATCACGGTACGCCATCTGCTCACGCACACCAGCGGGCTCCGCGAATGGAGCAACCTGATGGCGTGGCAAGGATGGCCGCGCGGCACACGCGTGCACACGCAGCCGTTCGTGTACAGCGTCATCACGGCACAGAAAGCGCTCAACTATCCCGTGGGTGCACACTACTCGTACACCAACTCGGGCTTCCTGCTGCTGCGTACTCTGGTCGAGCGCGTGAGCGGTCAGTCGTTCGCCGACTTCAGTCGCGATCGCATCTTCACACCGCTGGGGCTCACGCATACACGCTGGCGCGACGATTTCACCCGCATCGTGCCGGGCCTCGCGCAGGCATATCGCCGCGCATCCGACGGCTGGCGCATCGACATGCCCACCGACAACATCATCGCCGCCGGTGGACTGCTCACCACCGTGGGCGACTGGCTGCGCTGGAACGATGCCCTCACGAAGAAGACCCTTGGCGCCGCGGTCGTGGATTCCCTCACGCGACAGATGCGCCTCAATAGCGGCCTCGAGATCGCGTACGCTCTGGGGCTCACCGTGGGTCGCTATCGCGGCACCCTGGAGATCGCGCATTCGGGATCGACGGCGGGATATTCCACCTATCTCGCGCGGTATCCCCAACTCGGCGATCTCTCCATCGCGGTGCTGTGCAATGTGGCCGGCGCGGGCGCCACGCAGTACACCCGTCAGCTCGTCGATGCACTGAATCCGACCCTGCCCCGTGCGGCGGCGGCAGACACCGTTGTGGCCGACCAGGCGGCCCTGCTTCCGTGGCGCGGTCTGTACGAAGACACGCGCTGGCATGCCGTGACCACACTCGATACCGCCGGTGGTCGTCTGCGCCAGGGCAACACCCCGCTGCGCGCCCTGCGTGACGGCACGTGGCTCATGGGCAACCTCCGCGTGCGTCTCGCCATGGACAGGGACGGCCGCACCCGCACCATCCGCACGGTCACCTCCGATGGCGATTCGGTGATCTACGTCTGGCGTGCACAGAGCGCCTGGAAACCAACGCCCACCGAACTCGCCGCGTATGCCGGACGATATCGCAGCGACGAGATCGGCAACACGTTCGTGGTGACCGTCGAGGGATCGGTCCTCACCGTGAGCCCGCGTGTCGGCGTGGTCGATTCCCTCGTTCCCACCTTCCGTGATGCCTTCGACGGCTCCGACAATGCCGTCTGGTTCACCCGTGATGCGAAGGGCCGTGTGAACGCGATGCACTTCGGCGCCTCGCGTGTCTGGGACTTCGTATCCACGCGCCTCCCCTGAACGACACCATGACCACCTGCCCCACGTCTCCCGCTGTCCTCATCACGGGCGCGGCCACCGGCATCGGTGCGGCCTGCGCCACCGCCTTCGCCCGCGCCGGATGGCGTGTGGGTGTCTGTACACTGCCCGATACGCGCGCCGACGCCGATGCCGTCGCCGCGTCCTGTCAGGCGCTCGGCCAGGACGCGCTGGTGGTGGAAGTCGATGTCACCGACGACGCCTCCTGCCGAGCCGCGGCGGTGGCGTTCGAAACGCACATGGGACAGATCGACGGACTCGTGAACTGCGCCGGCACCACCCGCTTCGTGCCGCACGCCGATCTCGAAGCGCTCCCGTCGAGTGAATTCGGACGCACGAACAGCGTCAACGTGCTCGGCACCTTCCAGATGATCCGCGCCTGCCGCGCCGGACTCGAACGCAGCGGTCGGGGCGCCATCGTCAACTATTCGTCCATCGCCGGCATCTCCGGTGTCGGATCGTCGGTGGCATACGCGGCCAGCAAGGGCGCCGTCAGCACCCTCACCATTTCGATGGCCCGCGCGCTCGCACCACACATCCGCGTGAATGCCATTGCGCCAGGATATGTGGCCGGTGGACTGCCCAGCCGGGTCCTCAGCACCGACGCACTCGCCGCCGTGGAAGCGACGTATCTGGAGACACAACCGCTCAAGCGCCTGCTCACCCCCACCGAAGTGGCGGAACTCACCGTGTTTCTCATTGCGGGCCCCGCCGGAATCACCGGCGAGATCATCCGCATGGACAACGGCCTGCATCTGAACGGCTGATGCACGCATCCAACGCCACACCGATGGCCTCCAGCACCGTCTCCATCGGCTTCATCGGCACGGGCCTCATCGGCGCCCCCATGGTGGAGCGTCTGCTCGAATGTGGACGCACGGTGGTGGTGTGGAATCGCTCGCCGGAAAAACTGGCGCCGCTCGTGGCCGCGGGTGCGGTCGTGGCGGAGAGCATGCAGGACCTCGCCCGTCGGGTCGACATCGTCTGCACCTGTCTCACCGACACCAGCGCCGTGGCATCGGTGCTGTTCGGTGCATCGGAAGAGGCATCGAACGGAACGTCGAACGGAACGCCGAACGAAACACCGAACGGCACACCGGGAATCGCGTCGAGCATGCGCGCGGGTCAGCTGCTCGTCGATCTTTCGAGCATCGCTCCCGATGCCACCGCGCGCATGGCCACGCGGCTGACCACCGAATCGGGTGCGCACTGGATCGATGCTCCGGTTTCCGGTGGAGTGCCCGCGGCACGCGCGGGTCGTCTCATCATCTTCGCGGGCGGCCGCGCCGACGACATCGCGCGGGCAGCCCCGGTGTTCGATGCGCTCGCGCAGCGCGTCACGCACATGGGTGACAACGGCGCCGGTCAACTGGCCAAGAGCTGCAATCAGCAGATCGTGGCGTGCAATCTCATGGTGATCGCCGAAACGCTGGCCTTCGCGGAACGCGCCGGTGTCGATGCCTCACGCCTGCCGGCGGCGCTGGCGGGCGGCTTTGCCGACTCGTTGCCATTGCAGATCTTCGGACCACGCATGGCCGCGAACATCGACACACCGCGCCTCGGGGCCGTCGGCACGTTCCGGAAGGATATCGAGCAGGTCGCGCGGCTGGCGGAGGACGTGGGCGCCGACATCCCTGTCACGCGCGCCGCGCTCGCGCGATACCGCGAGGCCCTCTCGCATCCAGACGTCGGCGCCGAAGGAGACGCCTCACGACTCATTCGCATGCTCCGTGGGCCGATGACAGCGCGGGATACCACGGGGGATACTACGCCGGATTCCACTCAGTCGGCCGTGCACACCACACCCGACGGCCCTGCGGCATGACCCGGCGCTTCCGCTCGGCGGCGATCTACGAAGGCACCATCCGCGCCACGACGCACGCCTTCCTCGAGGCATTGGGTCAGAGCGCCGAAGAGATCACCAGGCCGCACATCGGCGTATTCCACACCGGTGGCGAGATGAGCCCGTGCAACATGAACCTGCGCGATCAGGCGCAGCATGCGAAGACGGGCATCTACGCGGGCGGCGGCATGCCCCACGAGTGTCCGGTGGTCTCGGTGTCCGATGGCCTCTCCATCGCCCACAGCGGCATGCGCTACTCGCTGGTGTCGCGTGAACTCATTGCCGACAGCGTGGAAGCGAGCACCGAAGCGCATCAGTGGGACGGTATCTTCGCCATCGGCGGATGCGACAAGAATCTGCCCGGCCTGATGATGGGCATGGTGCGTTGCAACGTGCCCGCGGTGTTCGTGCATGGCGGTGCGGCCCTGCCCGGGCGTTGGAAGGGCCGTGACACCAACGTGGCGGAAACGTACGAGACCATCGGCAAGGTCTTCGCGGGTGAAGCCAGCACGGAAGAACTCGAAGCCCTGGCGCACGCCTGTCTGCCGTCGGCGGGATCGTGCGCCGGACAGTTCACGGCCAACACCATGGGCATGGTGTCGGAAGCCATCGGTCTCGCGCCCATTGGGTCCAGCATGGTGCCCGCGGTCTTCAGCGAACGGGCACCGCTCATGCGCCGCGCCGCGGCCGCACTCATGCGCGCCGTGATGAACGATGCCCCACGTCCACGGGACATCGTGACCCGCGAGGCGCTGGAGAATGCCTGCGCTGTGGTATCGGCCACCGGCGGTTCCACGAATGCGGCGCTGCACATTCCCGCCATCGCGCACGAAGCGGGCATCTCGTTCACGCTCGACGACGTGGCCGCGGTGTTCCGGCGCACACCGCTCATTGCCGATCTGCAGCCTGGTGGACGGTATCTCGCGCGCGACCTCCACTACGCGGGCGGCGCCGGCGTGGTGCTGCGGGCATTGCTCGATGCCGATGCCCTGCACGGACAGTGTCTCACATTCACCGGGCGCACGCTGGCCGAAGAGCTCACCGATGCGGCGCCGGTGGATGGCCGCGTCGTGCATGCCGTGAGCGACGCGCTCTCGATGGACGGCGGCGTCACGGTGCTCACCGGCAACCTCTGTCCCGATGGCGCACTGCTCAAGACGGCCGGACTCGGCACACTCGTGCATCGCGGTCCGGCCCGCGTCTTCGAAAGCGAGGAAGCCGCGCTGGTGGCCGTGCGCGATCGTGCCTACGATGCCGGCGATGTGCTCGTCATCCGCAACGAAGGCCCACGCGGTGGACCGGGCATGCGGGAGATGCTGGGTATCACGGCGCTTCTGTACGGCCAGGGCATGGGCGCCAGAGTCGCGTTGCTCACCGACGGACGATTCAGCGGCGCCACGCGTGGTCTCTGCATCGGACACGCCGGCCCGGAAGCGGCCGACGGCGGCCCCATCGCCGTCCTCCGTGACGGCGACATCATCGCCATCGATGCGCGCCCGGAGGCGCGGCGTATCACGGTCGAACTGTCCGACGAAGCACTCGCATCACGGCTCGCCGGACTCCCATCACATCGGGTACCGCATCATGCGCGGGGTGGCGTGCTGCAGAAATACGTGAAGCTGGTCGGGCCGGCACATCGTGGTGCCACGACGCACAGTGGCCTCTGAAAAACGCACGGGAGAAACGTCTGAGAAAAACGCACCGGCGCAGGACCGCCGCTCAGAACTCCACCAGCCGGTCGCTCGTGTCCCGCGGCGCCGCCGGCTGCGCGGGCATGCACATCACGTACACGTGATAACGCACCTCACCAGGCGCGAGCACACGGGCATCACCGACGGCTTCCTCCGCGTCGGTCATGAGCATCGCCGGTCCGTAGAAGTTGAACAGGCAATCGGCGTTGTCCTTGCGAAACCGCAGTGACGCTTCCGTTGGCGCGTCACGCGGTTCGGGAGTACGCACCCACCCGGAAGCACGCACCCGCTCGTAGAAATACACCGCTTCCGGCTGCACCCCACGTGTCGTACCGCCCGCAGCCGTGATCCGGCATCCCGTCTGTCGTTTGCGGGTGCGCCAGTCGTTCACGGTATCCGGCTCGATGACGGTTTTCATCTGGCGATCGGTACGCAGAAACGCGTCCGCCGCCACACACAGAGGATGTGCGACCTGCGTCACACCCGTCTTCGCACCTGCCGGTGGCGGTGTCATGAACATCGCTCCCGACACCGCAAGCAGGAATGCGGAAACCAGCCCGTTCGTTATCATATCTGAAAACTGTCCGATGTCCGTATGCCAAATCAACCTCGCGACAACCGCTTCGCCATTCTCCTGAACTGGATCGCGCCACCGGCTGGCTCCCCTGTGGACGCCTGGCGGCGGCGCATCTTTTCCGCCCTGCTGCTCTGGCTGACGGTCCTTGGGCTGATAGCCTACGTCCCCAGCATGCTGCTGGCCCTGCGCATCGGCGACTACGATGTGGTGGCGCTGGACACGGCGGCCTACACCTTGATCGTCATCGCGCTGTTCGCACGTCGTCTGCCTTTTGCGACGCGCGCCACGGTCCTCGCCACGCTGCCACTCGCGCTGGGCAGCTACTTTCTGTTCGGTTACGGACTCGATGCCGTGGCGCCCGTGTGGCTGGTGGTCTTTCCGGTGTTCACGGCGACACTGATCGGACGACGCGCGGCACTGCTGGCCACCGCGATCGTGGCGTTCGTCTACATCATGGCCACGGTGGCGGTGGCCAAGGGCGCACTGGCGTGGGCGGCGCACAATCCCCAGACGCTCTCGATGATGGTGGTGAACGGCATCATCACCGTGCTGCTGGCCGCTGCGCTCTCGCTCGCCATCACCGCCATCTTCGATGGACTGGCCCGCGAGGCCCTGGCCCGCGCCGCGGCCGAGGAAGCCTCGGTGCGCATTGCCCATGCCATCAATCAGAGCGATGGCTACGTCCTGCTGCTCAACATCGACGGATCGATCGCCACCACCAATCTCGCCGCGCAACGGCTGCTGACCACCGAAACCATTCCGTGGGACGATGCTCCCTGGACCATCGTCCGGGCGGGCTCACCCTGGGCCGGCACCTGCGACTGGAAACGGGCCGACGGTTCGGTCATGCAGCTCTCGGGCACCATCTCGCTCGTGCGCGACGAACAGGGCACCGTGACGCAGTTGCTGGCCACCCTGCGCGACGTGGGTCGCGAGCGGTTTCTCGAAGCGCGACTGGAACAGGGGCAACGCCTGGCCGCCATCGGCACACTCGCC from Gemmatimonas aurantiaca includes these protein-coding regions:
- a CDS encoding PQQ-binding-like beta-propeller repeat protein, whose product is MNSILMLGGVVFAVACRDSGTAPGMPDPDDHGTLIWEADGASLIAPVVVDTMLVAVHGNRVVAHERRTGRMLWEQPVGNTIARAERLLHTSGVIIVPYHTLYGLDARNGAIRWTYGSSGEVGKLSPAVAGDTVFVANDPLGSVSALDARTGATLWSRSVAMTVYAPVIAGQLVIYPIRVAGEGNDVLLALDRRTGVERWRQSLAGSGAYADDMTMWGAGVSSDGVIVSTVLGRLLAFRLSDGSPLWQTTLSSPNTPRIAGPPLIFDGQIVLSGGPDTLESRSLQDGRLLWKTSLDAVVSRPPTRCGSYLCVSDRLLWILDRTGKIIWTEGDGPGFQFMSAVTVDGEGIMYVHLALPELRAVVRAFRPPVRLGSSP
- a CDS encoding NADH:flavin oxidoreductase/NADH oxidase, which codes for MSELFSPLTLRALTLRNRVGVSPMCQYSAIDGLATDWHFVHLGAFATGGAGLVITEAAAVVPEGRISPQDLGVWSDDHIPMLRRITDFIHAQGSVAGIQLAHAGRKASTRRPWDGHGAVPVAEGGWANVMAPSAIAYSPDYPEAHALTADGIAQVIEGFAAAARRALTAGFKVAEVHAAHGYLLHQFLSPLTNRRTDVYGGSFDNRVRLTCEVSAAIRAVWPDELPVIVRISATDWAEDGWTVDESVLLAQRLRTLGVDLIDCSSGGLVAHQQISVGPGYQVPFARRLRQEAGIATAAVGLITEAQQAESIVADGDADMVLLAREVLRNPHWPLLAAHQLGVEGPWPAQYLRARPR
- a CDS encoding EVE domain-containing protein yields the protein MPAKKSAAKAPQSAPYETGAWADAFAPRARGERRYWLIKSEPGVFSFDDLLQSPKQTTCWDSIRNSAARNFLRDGMKVGDRCFFYHSNAEPSAIVGVCEVVKEGYPDHTAFDPSHEYHDGKSDPATPTWFMVDVKGIVAFETPVTLPQIKADPALSQMALLRVSRLSVVPVTPAEWRHVCALGGVKP
- a CDS encoding serine hydrolase domain-containing protein, with protein sequence MRPLPLSLRAVAPALLAAAAQIAAPRPLAAQDIDLVTTADRIFGAWNNTHGPGCAVGVARGGTTLLERGYGMADIAGERPITPATILESGSVAKQFTATAVMLLVKDGKLGLDDDARKYLPELPVYDRPITVRHLLTHTSGLREWSNLMAWQGWPRGTRVHTQPFVYSVITAQKALNYPVGAHYSYTNSGFLLLRTLVERVSGQSFADFSRDRIFTPLGLTHTRWRDDFTRIVPGLAQAYRRASDGWRIDMPTDNIIAAGGLLTTVGDWLRWNDALTKKTLGAAVVDSLTRQMRLNSGLEIAYALGLTVGRYRGTLEIAHSGSTAGYSTYLARYPQLGDLSIAVLCNVAGAGATQYTRQLVDALNPTLPRAAAADTVVADQAALLPWRGLYEDTRWHAVTTLDTAGGRLRQGNTPLRALRDGTWLMGNLRVRLAMDRDGRTRTIRTVTSDGDSVIYVWRAQSAWKPTPTELAAYAGRYRSDEIGNTFVVTVEGSVLTVSPRVGVVDSLVPTFRDAFDGSDNAVWFTRDAKGRVNAMHFGASRVWDFVSTRLP
- a CDS encoding SDR family oxidoreductase, with translation MTTCPTSPAVLITGAATGIGAACATAFARAGWRVGVCTLPDTRADADAVAASCQALGQDALVVEVDVTDDASCRAAAVAFETHMGQIDGLVNCAGTTRFVPHADLEALPSSEFGRTNSVNVLGTFQMIRACRAGLERSGRGAIVNYSSIAGISGVGSSVAYAASKGAVSTLTISMARALAPHIRVNAIAPGYVAGGLPSRVLSTDALAAVEATYLETQPLKRLLTPTEVAELTVFLIAGPAGITGEIIRMDNGLHLNG
- a CDS encoding NAD(P)-dependent oxidoreductase codes for the protein MHASNATPMASSTVSIGFIGTGLIGAPMVERLLECGRTVVVWNRSPEKLAPLVAAGAVVAESMQDLARRVDIVCTCLTDTSAVASVLFGASEEASNGTSNGTPNETPNGTPGIASSMRAGQLLVDLSSIAPDATARMATRLTTESGAHWIDAPVSGGVPAARAGRLIIFAGGRADDIARAAPVFDALAQRVTHMGDNGAGQLAKSCNQQIVACNLMVIAETLAFAERAGVDASRLPAALAGGFADSLPLQIFGPRMAANIDTPRLGAVGTFRKDIEQVARLAEDVGADIPVTRAALARYREALSHPDVGAEGDASRLIRMLRGPMTARDTTGDTTPDSTQSAVHTTPDGPAA
- a CDS encoding dihydroxy-acid dehydratase, producing the protein MTRRFRSAAIYEGTIRATTHAFLEALGQSAEEITRPHIGVFHTGGEMSPCNMNLRDQAQHAKTGIYAGGGMPHECPVVSVSDGLSIAHSGMRYSLVSRELIADSVEASTEAHQWDGIFAIGGCDKNLPGLMMGMVRCNVPAVFVHGGAALPGRWKGRDTNVAETYETIGKVFAGEASTEELEALAHACLPSAGSCAGQFTANTMGMVSEAIGLAPIGSSMVPAVFSERAPLMRRAAAALMRAVMNDAPRPRDIVTREALENACAVVSATGGSTNAALHIPAIAHEAGISFTLDDVAAVFRRTPLIADLQPGGRYLARDLHYAGGAGVVLRALLDADALHGQCLTFTGRTLAEELTDAAPVDGRVVHAVSDALSMDGGVTVLTGNLCPDGALLKTAGLGTLVHRGPARVFESEEAALVAVRDRAYDAGDVLVIRNEGPRGGPGMREMLGITALLYGQGMGARVALLTDGRFSGATRGLCIGHAGPEAADGGPIAVLRDGDIIAIDARPEARRITVELSDEALASRLAGLPSHRVPHHARGGVLQKYVKLVGPAHRGATTHSGL